One Caldivirga sp. genomic region harbors:
- the rpmC gene encoding 50S ribosomal protein L29: protein MPEKVKLRDLKNMSREDRLRLLNDLRSELIRLETQRGRGVVDNPGRMRYVKRLIARILTIEHEAELMELRNKINELVKKGLTLDKISMQLGIEKTIIKKLLRTAKTAATPAK, encoded by the coding sequence ATGCCGGAGAAGGTTAAGTTAAGGGACCTTAAGAACATGAGCAGGGAGGATAGGTTAAGGCTACTTAATGACCTTAGAAGCGAGTTAATTAGGCTAGAGACCCAGAGGGGTAGGGGCGTTGTTGATAATCCTGGGAGAATGAGATATGTTAAGAGACTAATAGCCAGAATACTCACCATTGAACATGAGGCTGAGTTAATGGAACTACGCAATAAGATTAATGAACTTGTTAAAAAGGGATTAACCTTAGATAAAATCTCAATGCAGTTGGGCATTGAGAAGACTATTATAAAGAAGCTTCTTAGAACTGCTAAGACGGCAGCAACACCAGCTAAGTAA
- the ilvA gene encoding threonine ammonia-lyase, protein MNYISGIIDKIYELSKEALIHIKDAQSRGMIHRTPLYRSDTLSSFTNANVYLKLEALQKTGSFKVRGAFNAITHYVNSENTRHVITASAGNHAQGVAYVAKIYDLKATIVMPKYTPWIKVSNTKKYGADVILEGQSYYEAEKHAVELAKELNAKMIHAYNDPFVIAGQGTIGWEIIEDLKDVDYVIVPVGGGGLISGIASVIKAIKPSTKIIGVQTETTPSAYLSLRQGKVTTVDNTDTIADGIAVKRIGDLTFEIMRNTIDDIVLVNDQEIVNAILMLAESAKVIAEGAGAVAAAALLSGKINVKGNVAVIISGGNIDVTMLAKVLYKGLVQTGRLIMLKGLIPDRPGMLAQVTGVLGKLGVNIVEIRHERYNPLIKPSYTEVNIVVEMPPEEGAVDKVLNELSKLGFNFKVEVP, encoded by the coding sequence GTGAACTATATTTCAGGAATCATCGATAAAATATATGAGCTTAGCAAGGAAGCTTTAATACACATAAAGGATGCACAGTCCAGAGGTATGATACATAGGACACCATTGTATAGGTCCGATACATTAAGTTCCTTCACTAACGCTAACGTTTACCTTAAGCTTGAAGCCTTGCAAAAAACCGGGTCTTTTAAGGTTAGGGGAGCATTTAACGCAATAACCCACTATGTGAATAGTGAGAATACTAGGCATGTCATAACAGCATCTGCTGGAAACCATGCACAGGGTGTTGCCTATGTGGCTAAGATCTATGACTTAAAGGCAACAATAGTTATGCCTAAGTATACACCTTGGATTAAAGTAAGTAACACTAAGAAGTATGGCGCAGATGTTATTCTCGAGGGCCAATCGTACTATGAGGCTGAGAAGCATGCCGTGGAGTTGGCTAAGGAACTTAATGCTAAGATGATACATGCGTATAATGATCCATTCGTTATCGCTGGCCAGGGAACCATAGGTTGGGAAATCATTGAGGACCTTAAGGACGTTGATTACGTTATAGTACCAGTGGGTGGTGGAGGGTTAATATCTGGAATCGCCTCAGTAATTAAAGCCATTAAACCAAGTACTAAAATAATTGGTGTACAGACTGAGACAACGCCATCGGCTTACCTGTCTCTTAGGCAGGGTAAGGTTACTACCGTGGATAATACCGACACTATAGCTGATGGTATAGCAGTTAAGAGGATAGGGGACTTAACCTTCGAAATAATGAGGAATACCATTGATGATATAGTGCTTGTTAATGACCAGGAAATAGTTAACGCTATATTAATGCTGGCTGAGTCAGCTAAAGTAATAGCGGAAGGGGCAGGTGCAGTGGCTGCAGCGGCTTTGCTAAGTGGTAAAATTAACGTGAAAGGTAACGTGGCGGTGATTATTAGTGGAGGCAATATTGATGTTACTATGCTTGCTAAAGTCCTCTACAAGGGTCTTGTTCAAACAGGTAGATTAATAATGCTTAAGGGACTCATACCTGATAGGCCTGGTATGCTTGCCCAAGTCACTGGTGTTTTAGGTAAACTTGGGGTTAACATAGTTGAGATTAGGCATGAAAGGTATAATCCATTAATAAAACCCAGCTATACTGAAGTCAACATAGTGGTGGAAATGCCTCCTGAAGAGGGAGCTGTAGATAAGGTATTGAACGAGTTAAGTAAACTAGGCTTTAACTTCAAGGTTGAGGTACCTTAG
- a CDS encoding DUF1634 domain-containing protein — MVKWDMDYVIGLTLRIGVVISVILILIGVVLLVIEGKGLGFYDVQIMSVRSYVNTTVIPPLTALSGLTQADGLSFIVLGLMVLIATPVLRVALGIASFAMEKDWLYVVITVVVFINLMLAIFVLPALLHL; from the coding sequence GTGGTTAAGTGGGATATGGATTACGTAATAGGGTTAACGTTAAGGATCGGAGTAGTAATAAGCGTCATATTGATACTTATTGGTGTAGTACTGTTAGTGATAGAAGGTAAGGGATTAGGCTTCTATGATGTTCAGATAATGAGTGTTAGATCTTATGTTAACACAACGGTAATACCGCCATTAACCGCATTAAGTGGATTAACGCAGGCTGATGGCTTATCATTCATTGTACTTGGTTTGATGGTATTAATAGCCACCCCGGTGCTTAGGGTTGCCTTAGGCATAGCGTCCTTTGCCATGGAGAAGGATTGGCTTTACGTAGTGATAACAGTAGTAGTGTTCATTAACCTAATGTTAGCTATATTTGTGCTACCAGCGTTACTTCACTTATGA
- a CDS encoding sulfite exporter TauE/SafE family protein: MLSIAARLLTFMEILIASIFAGLLGSLTGLGGGTVLVPVLTLFLGIPIAYAAGAALISTISTSSGAASAYIKDKITNIRIGMGLEIATTTGSIVGSLTVAYIYSHNLEWIVYVVFGVVILMSIIPTAQRGKYEIPDPKPPDWTTKVFKLHGSYYDDALKTEVKYWGVRWWLGELIMFFAGFISGLLGIGSGALKVLGMDWAMNLPMKVSTTTSNFMIGVTAATGSSIYWYLGYIQPFIAAATAVGVLLGAMAGTKILVKITNKQVRWVFLAILAFLGMEMLLRGLYLNHLLVVPIALQYTLSLIFTAIVMVTLFYKYGLSSKVNARRGEVRG; encoded by the coding sequence ATGTTAAGTATAGCTGCAAGGCTATTGACGTTCATGGAAATACTTATAGCAAGCATATTCGCTGGTTTGTTAGGATCATTAACAGGACTAGGGGGTGGTACGGTTCTGGTTCCTGTACTCACGCTCTTCCTAGGCATACCAATAGCCTACGCGGCTGGTGCAGCCTTAATTTCAACAATATCAACATCCAGTGGTGCGGCTAGTGCATACATAAAGGATAAGATAACTAACATTAGGATTGGCATGGGTCTTGAAATAGCCACAACCACTGGTTCAATAGTTGGGTCATTAACTGTCGCCTACATTTACTCTCATAACCTAGAATGGATAGTGTACGTTGTATTCGGCGTCGTTATACTAATGTCAATAATACCAACTGCGCAGAGAGGTAAGTATGAGATTCCTGACCCTAAACCACCTGATTGGACAACTAAAGTGTTTAAATTGCATGGTAGTTATTATGATGATGCCTTAAAAACAGAAGTTAAGTATTGGGGTGTTCGTTGGTGGTTGGGTGAGTTGATTATGTTTTTTGCTGGTTTTATTAGTGGTTTGCTTGGTATTGGTAGTGGTGCTTTGAAGGTTCTTGGCATGGATTGGGCAATGAACCTACCAATGAAGGTAAGCACAACAACAAGCAACTTCATGATAGGAGTAACAGCAGCCACAGGAAGCAGCATATACTGGTACCTAGGCTATATACAACCCTTCATAGCTGCTGCAACGGCTGTTGGCGTGTTATTAGGTGCCATGGCTGGTACAAAGATATTGGTTAAAATAACTAATAAGCAAGTTAGGTGGGTTTTCTTAGCAATATTAGCCTTCCTAGGCATGGAAATGCTCCTTAGGGGATTATACTTAAATCATCTGCTGGTGGTACCAATAGCGTTACAGTATACTCTAAGTCTAATCTTTACTGCAATAGTTATGGTCACGCTGTTTTATAAATATGGACTAAGTAGCAAGGTAAATGCACGCAGAGGTGAGGTACGTGGTTAA
- a CDS encoding DUF1634 domain-containing protein gives MSIEKSAIREESGSRIYGDVVYVLVLVSILLLIIGCVTVMLRHSNATFCTIGGLLSGDPPNELKSCYTGVIMAGLNELENIGMTIFGSTVIIGLLLTTIVLMLRKDTIYAIISLALVAILLISALGIININLS, from the coding sequence GTGAGTATCGAGAAGTCTGCCATTAGGGAGGAGTCTGGATCAAGAATATATGGTGATGTAGTTTACGTGCTCGTCTTGGTGAGCATATTATTGCTCATAATAGGTTGTGTAACAGTTATGTTAAGGCATAGTAATGCCACTTTCTGCACAATAGGTGGATTACTTAGTGGTGATCCTCCTAATGAATTGAAATCATGTTATACGGGTGTAATTATGGCAGGGCTTAATGAACTTGAGAACATAGGTATGACTATCTTTGGTTCAACAGTTATAATAGGGTTGTTATTAACAACCATAGTATTAATGTTAAGGAAGGATACGATATATGCCATAATCTCATTAGCGTTAGTAGCTATACTATTAATATCGGCCTTAGGCATCATTAATATTAACCTAAGTTAA
- a CDS encoding sulfite exporter TauE/SafE family protein, with product MTIITLLMYATMVTTALLANPWLFFTSLMCLCIVIGFIASLAGVGGGVLFTPIMMAFTSINPDVVRSTGLAIATMSSLVSARPYLHGNLANFRLVLVSSVPYTLFAIIGSIIGLHITSVFGSVGKSIIRLSLGILVLAIAALFMVRGNKTDIPKPPRNRDKLAESLRLNSAYREGSLNMLIEYRVVNLQWGLLSLMGVGLVSGMFGLGAGWAIVPVYNMLMYLPLKVASASSIVLIGIGDTAAMWVYINSGAFIPLFAIPCLLGIIIGARLGSRIMPKVKVSWIRILVIIVMIIAGLRLIQQSLPLLVGWLP from the coding sequence ATGACAATAATAACTCTACTAATGTATGCAACGATGGTAACAACAGCACTCTTAGCTAACCCATGGCTCTTCTTCACATCATTAATGTGCCTATGTATTGTCATAGGTTTTATTGCATCATTGGCTGGCGTAGGTGGTGGTGTCTTATTTACACCAATAATGATGGCGTTCACATCCATTAATCCTGATGTTGTTAGAAGCACAGGATTAGCCATAGCTACCATGAGTTCCCTGGTAAGTGCAAGACCATATTTACACGGTAACTTAGCTAACTTCAGGTTAGTACTAGTGTCGTCAGTTCCATATACACTCTTCGCAATAATTGGATCAATAATAGGGCTTCACATAACCAGCGTCTTTGGTTCAGTGGGTAAGTCGATCATAAGGCTAAGTCTTGGTATACTTGTTTTAGCCATAGCTGCATTATTCATGGTAAGGGGTAATAAGACTGATATACCGAAACCTCCCAGAAATAGGGATAAGTTGGCTGAGTCACTTAGGCTTAACTCAGCGTATAGGGAGGGATCGCTTAACATGCTTATTGAATATAGGGTAGTTAATCTTCAGTGGGGTTTATTGAGCCTAATGGGTGTTGGATTAGTATCAGGTATGTTCGGGCTAGGGGCTGGTTGGGCCATTGTTCCCGTCTACAACATGCTAATGTACCTTCCTTTAAAGGTAGCCAGCGCATCAAGCATAGTACTAATAGGTATTGGTGACACTGCAGCAATGTGGGTCTACATTAACAGTGGAGCATTCATTCCGCTCTTTGCAATACCATGCCTACTAGGTATTATAATTGGTGCTCGCCTTGGATCAAGAATAATGCCTAAGGTGAAGGTTAGTTGGATAAGAATATTGGTAATAATAGTTATGATTATTGCTGGTTTAAGGCTAATACAGCAATCGTTACCATTATTGGTGGGGTGGTTGCCGTGA
- a CDS encoding TSUP family transporter, with the protein MIEGLLVLIKFMEILLAGLCAGILGSLAGLGGGVVLTPVLTLFIGIPMMYASGSALISTIATSAGSASVYIKRKLANDRIGISLVTATTGGAIVGSLTANYVYQHGLTWIIYTIFGVILLFSIIPTIQRSTCELPPLRNPDKSTRLLRLYGVCYDPALKIWYKYWGVRWWLGELIMFFAGFISGLLGIGSGALKVLGMDWAMNLPMKVSTTTSNFMIGVTAATSSSLYWHFGYIQPFVAVAAAVGVLAGSSMGTRLLIHITNRQIRWVFVTILAYFGLRMVLRGLNREHLLPLTSPERNVIAIVFSIIVISTLYLIITHRYSSEADETVIMYRTQPNGTNPVEERFINITSSLLKYGVLVSVSLMGIGLLIMVVTGSGLHYSISMITDPSSQLNTSLIGVFTIIGGLIKLDGLCVMLTGLLALIAIPILMVVLNMVRFMLEHDMLYLAFTIVVIINLSLAVFVLPLFIS; encoded by the coding sequence ATGATTGAGGGACTATTAGTATTGATTAAATTCATGGAGATACTATTGGCAGGCTTATGCGCAGGTATTCTTGGCTCACTAGCCGGCTTAGGTGGTGGGGTAGTGCTCACACCAGTCCTCACCTTATTCATAGGTATACCGATGATGTATGCATCAGGTTCAGCGCTTATATCAACAATAGCCACATCAGCTGGCTCAGCCAGCGTCTATATTAAGAGGAAGTTGGCTAACGATAGAATCGGAATAAGCCTAGTTACAGCAACCACTGGGGGAGCAATAGTTGGTTCATTAACTGCTAATTATGTGTATCAACATGGATTAACATGGATAATATACACAATATTTGGGGTAATACTACTGTTTTCAATAATACCAACAATACAGAGGAGCACGTGTGAATTACCACCATTACGTAACCCTGATAAGTCCACTAGACTACTTAGGCTATATGGTGTCTGTTATGATCCAGCCCTTAAGATTTGGTATAAGTATTGGGGTGTTCGTTGGTGGTTGGGTGAGTTGATTATGTTTTTTGCTGGTTTTATTAGTGGTTTGCTTGGTATTGGTAGTGGTGCTTTGAAGGTTCTTGGCATGGATTGGGCAATGAACCTACCAATGAAGGTAAGCACAACAACAAGCAACTTCATGATAGGAGTAACAGCAGCCACAAGTAGCTCATTATACTGGCACTTTGGTTATATTCAACCATTCGTAGCCGTAGCCGCAGCAGTGGGAGTGCTAGCAGGTTCATCAATGGGTACAAGATTACTAATACATATCACTAACAGGCAAATAAGGTGGGTGTTCGTAACCATATTGGCTTACTTTGGATTAAGAATGGTACTTAGAGGCTTAAATAGGGAGCATTTATTACCATTAACCTCCCCTGAACGTAACGTTATTGCAATAGTCTTCTCAATCATAGTAATCAGCACGCTATACTTAATCATTACACATAGGTATAGTAGCGAGGCTGATGAGACGGTTATAATGTACCGTACGCAACCCAATGGTACTAATCCAGTGGAGGAGAGGTTCATAAACATAACCAGTAGTCTACTTAAATATGGTGTACTAGTAAGCGTGTCATTAATGGGGATAGGCTTATTAATAATGGTGGTAACTGGAAGTGGGCTCCACTACTCAATAAGTATGATTACTGACCCATCGAGTCAATTGAATACGTCATTGATAGGAGTCTTCACTATAATAGGCGGCTTAATCAAGCTTGATGGATTATGTGTAATGTTAACTGGATTGCTTGCATTAATAGCCATACCAATACTAATGGTGGTTCTTAATATGGTTAGGTTCATGCTTGAGCATGATATGCTCTATTTAGCGTTCACTATAGTAGTTATTATTAACTTATCGCTTGCAGTATTCGTATTACCGTTATTTATTTCATAG
- a CDS encoding elongation factor EF-2 — protein MSVRVVEKRIEDILEIMRNPSQIRNVGTLAHVDHGKTTTTDSLLMGAGLLSPKVAGKALALDYVEIEQIRQMTVKAANISLYFEYGGKPYLINFVDTPGHVDFTGHVTRSLRVMDGALVVVDAVEGVMTQTETVVKQAMEEMVRPVLFINKIDRLIKELRLSPQDIGNRIIYITKEFNSLIDSYAPPEFKEKWKVSVNKGQVAFGSALSKWGLTIPMMQEKGIKFSYIMDAYERNAVDELAQEFPLYKTLLTMIIEHIPPPDVAQKYRVPKLWKGDLNSPVGKALLDADPNGPLVIAISKINKDPHAGLIATGRVFSGTIREGDEVYIIGQKITKRVLQTYLYMGPNRIIVPEVMAGNIVALMGVDEARAGDTLVATSLKDIPPFEKMRYVSEPVVTVAIEPKNPNDLAKLVEGLRDLVIEDPTLSLKIDEETGQILLSGVGTLHLEIATWLLKDRTGLDFVVSQPLVRFRETVRAKSQVFEGKSPNKHNRLYISVEPLDEESISLIQYSEITEDMDPRERARILREKANWDTDEARGIWAIDNQYINVLIDKTSGIQHLREIRDYIVQGFRWSMSAGPLAQEPIRGVKVILHDAVVHEDPAHRGPAQIMPATKNAIFASLLSADPTLLEPLLLIDAKTTVDNMGPVTSVITRHRGRVIDVTQTETMEVVIKGEIPVIESFNISDELRSATTGRVFWSLQFSRWAPVPESLRESLILSIREKKGLPKELPKIEDYISTFA, from the coding sequence ATGTCAGTTAGAGTTGTTGAGAAGAGGATAGAGGATATTCTAGAGATAATGAGGAATCCATCGCAAATTAGGAATGTTGGTACACTGGCTCACGTTGACCATGGGAAAACGACTACAACAGACTCACTACTCATGGGTGCTGGTTTACTTAGCCCTAAGGTTGCCGGTAAGGCGCTTGCGTTGGATTATGTTGAAATTGAGCAAATAAGGCAAATGACGGTTAAGGCAGCTAACATAAGCCTATACTTCGAGTATGGTGGTAAGCCTTACTTAATAAACTTCGTTGATACGCCAGGGCACGTTGACTTCACTGGGCATGTGACTAGGTCACTTAGGGTAATGGATGGTGCCCTTGTTGTTGTTGATGCAGTTGAGGGTGTAATGACCCAAACAGAGACCGTGGTTAAGCAGGCAATGGAGGAGATGGTTAGACCAGTATTATTCATTAATAAAATAGATAGGTTAATCAAGGAGCTTAGGCTATCTCCGCAGGATATTGGTAATAGGATAATTTACATTACTAAGGAGTTCAACTCACTCATCGATTCCTACGCACCACCTGAGTTCAAGGAGAAGTGGAAAGTTAGTGTTAATAAGGGGCAGGTTGCCTTTGGTTCTGCCTTAAGCAAATGGGGTTTAACAATTCCAATGATGCAGGAGAAGGGCATTAAGTTCAGTTACATAATGGATGCCTACGAGAGGAATGCGGTTGATGAGCTTGCCCAAGAGTTCCCGCTTTACAAGACGTTGCTAACCATGATTATAGAGCACATTCCACCACCTGATGTTGCCCAGAAGTACAGAGTACCTAAGCTCTGGAAGGGTGACTTGAATAGTCCAGTGGGTAAGGCGTTACTTGACGCTGACCCAAATGGTCCATTAGTCATAGCTATAAGCAAGATAAATAAGGATCCCCACGCCGGCCTAATAGCCACCGGTAGGGTCTTCAGTGGAACAATTAGGGAGGGTGATGAGGTTTACATAATTGGGCAGAAGATTACTAAGAGAGTTCTTCAAACCTACCTGTACATGGGTCCAAATAGGATAATAGTGCCTGAGGTTATGGCTGGTAACATAGTTGCACTAATGGGTGTTGATGAGGCTAGAGCCGGTGATACGCTTGTGGCAACATCACTTAAGGATATTCCACCATTCGAGAAGATGAGGTATGTATCAGAGCCTGTTGTTACGGTAGCCATAGAGCCTAAGAATCCCAATGACTTAGCTAAACTCGTTGAGGGTCTTAGGGACTTAGTGATTGAGGATCCAACGTTAAGCCTGAAGATCGATGAGGAGACTGGGCAAATACTGCTAAGCGGTGTAGGTACATTGCACCTTGAGATAGCCACATGGCTATTAAAGGATAGGACTGGCTTAGACTTTGTAGTTTCACAACCATTAGTTAGGTTCAGGGAGACCGTTAGAGCTAAGTCCCAGGTCTTTGAGGGTAAGTCACCTAATAAGCATAATAGGCTGTACATAAGTGTTGAGCCACTTGATGAGGAGTCCATTAGCCTAATACAGTACAGTGAAATAACGGAGGATATGGATCCAAGGGAGAGGGCTAGGATACTTAGGGAAAAGGCTAACTGGGATACTGATGAGGCTAGGGGAATTTGGGCAATAGATAACCAATACATTAATGTACTCATTGATAAGACCAGCGGTATTCAGCACCTTAGGGAGATTAGGGATTACATAGTTCAAGGCTTCAGATGGTCAATGTCAGCCGGGCCATTAGCCCAGGAGCCAATAAGGGGTGTTAAGGTAATACTACATGATGCGGTTGTTCACGAGGATCCAGCCCATAGGGGTCCAGCTCAAATAATGCCAGCAACCAAGAACGCAATATTCGCCAGCCTACTTTCAGCCGACCCAACTCTACTTGAGCCCCTCCTGTTAATTGATGCTAAGACCACTGTTGATAACATGGGCCCTGTAACCAGCGTGATAACTAGGCATAGGGGTAGGGTTATTGACGTTACTCAGACTGAGACCATGGAGGTGGTCATTAAGGGTGAGATACCTGTAATAGAGTCATTTAACATAAGTGATGAGCTTAGAAGCGCAACGACAGGTAGAGTTTTCTGGAGTCTGCAGTTCTCACGTTGGGCACCAGTGCCTGAAAGCCTCCGTGAAAGCCTAATACTGTCTATAAGGGAGAAGAAGGGATTGCCTAAGGAGCTACCTAAGATTGAGGATTACATTTCAACATTTGCCTAA